A single Loxodonta africana isolate mLoxAfr1 chromosome 12, mLoxAfr1.hap2, whole genome shotgun sequence DNA region contains:
- the ZNF394 gene encoding zinc finger protein 394 has product MSSILTAQRRGNDPGAGDWSVPARSRVAAPQLAAAPLRDGLLIVKVEEDPPGGQESDPPGDCQDSESFRQQFRQFRYQEVAGPIEALRRLRELCRQWLRPEMRTKEQILELLVLEQFLNILPEETQARVREHSPENWQEAAAAVQAFQRALDGTSPQGLVTFKDVAMSVTWEEWVHLDPAQRTFSRDSTQKDYGNTVLLSLESRTENKELIPKQEILEEAEPQGQLEEGSQGKAPLFSQCGDTHKDRVEEPSRYPSVLKLENSPGEQGFTSLSVFSKNCSTEEEDSKNSQFENSTKRSNFIFPQHIQAANRPVNSDEHGNNCKQSLDTVQYQVVIPHTSIDSEKNFHSSGLLATQRQFRQEKPYKCDDCGKSFKQRSDLFKHQRIHTGEKPYECQECGKSFSQSAALVKHQRTHTGEKPYTCPKCGESFRQSSHLNRHQRIHTGDKCYKCNECGKTCNISNLFRHQKIHKGERPYKCEECEKSFKQRSDLFKHKRIHTGEKPYGCTVCGKSFSQSATLIKHQRTHTGEKPYKCLECGENFRQSSHLIRHQRIHRHKAPSF; this is encoded by the exons ATGAGTTCGATCTTGACCGCCCAGAGACGCGGGAATGACCCTGGGGCAGGAGACTGGAGCGTGCCTGCGAGGTCCAGGGTCGCCGCGCCTCAGCTCGCCGCCGCGCCCCTGCGTGATGGGCTTTTGATAGTGAAAGTGGAGGAAGACCCACCTGGAGGTCAGGAATCCGACCCGCCCGGGGACTGTCAGGACTCAGAAAGTTTTCGACAGCAGTTTAGACAGTTTCGTTACCAGGAGGTGGCTGGACCCATAGAGGCGCTGAGACGGCTCAGGGAACTTTGTCGTCAGTGGCTGAGGCCGGAGATGCGCACCAAGGAGCAGatcttggagctgctggtgctgGAGCAGTTCCTGAACATCCTGCCCGAGGAGACCCAGGCCCGGGTGCGGGAGCACTCTCCGGAGAATTGGCAGGAGGCTGCGGCTGCAGTGCAGGCTTTTCAGAGAGCGCTTGATGGGACCTCACCGCAG GGGTTGGTGACATTCAAGGATGTGGCTATGTCTGTAACCTGGGAGGAATGGGTGCATCTGGACCCAGCTCAGAGGACTTTCTCCAGGGACAGTACACAGAAGGATTATGGGAACACAGTCTTGCTGA GTTTGGAATCCAGAACTGAGAACAAAGAGTTGATTCCAAAGCAAGAAATTTTAGAAGAAGCAGAGCCACAGGGGCAGTTAGAAGAAGGGTCTCAGGGAAAGGCTCCCTTGTTTTCCCAGTGTGGTGATACTCACAAGGACAGGGTAGAAGAGCCATCAAGATACCCCTCAGTGTTGAAACTTGAAAATTCTCCTGGAGAGCAAGGATTCACTAGCCTCTCAGTTTTCAGCAAGAATTGTTCCACAGAAGAGGAAGACTCTAAAAATAGTCAATTTGAGAATAGTACCAAAAGGTCAAACTTTATTTTTCCTCAGCATATTCAGGCAGCAAACAGGCCTGTTAACAGTGATGAACATGGGAATAATTGCAAACAGAGTTTAGATACAGTGCAGTATCAAGTGGTGATACCTCACACATCTATTGACAGTGAGAAAAATTTCCATAGCTCTGGCCTTTTGGCAACCCAGAGGCAGTTCCGTCAAGAAAAACCTTATAAATGTGATGACTGTGGGAAGAGTTTCAAACAGCGTTCTGACCTCTTTAAACACCAGAGAATACACACTGGTGAGAAACCATATGAATGCCAAGAATGTGGGAAAAGCTTCAGTCAGAGCGCTGCCCTAGTTAAACACCAGAGGACTCATACAGGTGAAAAGCCGTACACATGTCCCAAATGTGGGGAAAGCTTCAGACAGAGCTCACATCTAAATCGGCATCAAAGAATCCACACAGGAGATAAATGCTATAAATGTAACGAGTGTGGGAAAACCTGCAATATTTCCAACCTTTTTAGACATCAGAAAATACATAAAGGTGAGAGACCCTATAAATGTGAAGAATGTGAGAAGAGCTTCAAACAGCGCTCTGACCTTTTTAAACATAAGAGgattcacactggagagaaaccttacggATGTACTGTCTGTGGGAAAAGCTTCAGTCAGAGTGCAACCCTCATTAAACACCAGAGAACTCACACTGGGGAGAAACCTTATAAATGTCTTGAATGTGGGGAGAACTTTAGACAAAGTTCACACCTTATCCGACACCAAAGAATCCATAGACATAAAGCCCCATCATTCTGA